In one window of Chryseobacterium phocaeense DNA:
- the cas2 gene encoding CRISPR-associated endonuclease Cas2, which produces MNAERFNAYRIMWVLVLYDLPTQTKANMRDVNRFRKALIDDGFTLFQFSMYVRHCPSRENAEVHIKRVKFALPKAGKVAIMCITDKQFGDIEIFFARNKEEPPATFQQLELF; this is translated from the coding sequence ATGAATGCCGAAAGGTTTAATGCATACCGAATTATGTGGGTTTTAGTACTATATGATCTGCCAACTCAGACCAAAGCTAATATGAGGGATGTTAACCGTTTCCGGAAAGCGCTTATTGATGATGGATTTACATTGTTTCAATTCTCAATGTACGTGCGCCATTGTCCAAGTCGAGAAAATGCCGAGGTCCACATTAAAAGAGTAAAATTTGCACTTCCTAAAGCCGGAAAAGTAGCCATTATGTGTATTACAGATAAACAATTTGGTGACATTGAAATCTTTTTTGCCAGAAATAAAGAAGAGCCACCAGCAACCTTCCAACAGCTTGAATTATTTTAA
- the cas1 gene encoding type II CRISPR-associated endonuclease Cas1, which translates to MITRTIYIGNPAYLKLKDEQMKILCPETKSEKGSVPVEDLGLLMLDHFQITISHNLIQKMMGNNVVIISCDVHHLPHGIMLPLYGHTEHSDRVKDQLEASEPLKKQLWKQTIECKIENQKNVLLKLGNYYEPMIDYQNNVKSGDITNMEGIAAQHYWKYLISLDFLRQRFGDSPNQFFNFGYAVLRSIVARAIVETGLLPVLGIFHKNKYNPYCLADDLMEPYRPFVDLLVVQWLKMNPETEELTKEFKAHILQIATKDVHIDGKTRLLLVAVKTTASSLYKCYTGEKRLISYPELI; encoded by the coding sequence ATGATTACCCGTACAATCTATATAGGAAATCCGGCATATCTGAAACTCAAAGATGAGCAGATGAAAATTCTTTGTCCTGAAACGAAATCGGAGAAAGGAAGTGTTCCTGTAGAAGATTTAGGATTATTGATGTTAGATCATTTTCAAATTACAATTTCACATAATCTAATTCAGAAAATGATGGGAAATAATGTTGTAATAATAAGTTGTGACGTTCATCATTTACCACACGGAATTATGTTGCCGCTTTATGGACATACGGAACATTCAGATCGGGTAAAAGATCAATTGGAAGCAAGTGAGCCACTTAAAAAACAGCTTTGGAAACAAACTATTGAATGTAAAATTGAAAATCAGAAAAATGTTTTGCTAAAGTTGGGGAATTATTACGAACCAATGATTGATTATCAAAATAACGTTAAAAGTGGTGATATTACCAACATGGAAGGGATTGCAGCACAGCATTACTGGAAATATCTTATTAGTCTGGATTTTTTAAGGCAGCGTTTCGGAGATTCACCAAATCAGTTTTTTAATTTCGGTTATGCGGTACTCAGAAGTATTGTAGCTAGAGCCATCGTTGAAACGGGTTTGCTGCCTGTTCTTGGGATTTTTCATAAAAATAAATACAATCCATATTGTTTGGCAGACGATCTCATGGAACCTTATCGTCCGTTTGTAGATTTACTGGTAGTTCAATGGTTGAAAATGAATCCTGAAACAGAGGAATTGACAAAAGAGTTTAAAGCTCATATTCTTCAGATAGCCACAAAAGATGTCCATATCGATGGTAAAACCAGGCTTTTGTTAGTTGCTGTTAAGACAACTGCATCATCCCTTTACAAATGCTACACAGGAGAAAAACGTCTGATCTCTTATCCTGAACTGATATGA